CTTCATGGCTTTGAAGCCGAGGTCGCCGGGGGTGAAGTAGAACTTCTCGTAGTAGAGCGGGTCGTCGGGGATGTGCATCTTGCGGTAGATGCCCTTGATGCTGCCGTCGGTTTCGAGGATAGCGGCGGTGTTGTGGTAGAGGCCGGGGGCGCGTCGCTCGAAGAGGCTGGCGATGACGACTACTTTTTCTTCCTTGGCGACGGAGCTGAGGCGCTCGGTGGAGGGCCCGGGGATGGACTCGGCGGTGTCGAAGAGGGCGTGCTCTTCGCGCTGACAGAAGTACTGGGCGCGGAAGAGCTCGGGGAGGCAGATGACGTTGGCTCCGGCGCGGGCGGCTTCGCGGACACGGTCGGCGGCTTTGTCGAGGTTGGCTGCGGTGTCGGGGACGCAGGACATCTGGATGAGGCCGATGCGTTTGTTGGGGGTGGTCTTGCTGCTGGTTGTCGTCATGATGATCCTGATTCAAGTTTATAGGCGTTTGTTGCGCGAGATGAGGCTGTTGGCGGCCAGGAAACGGGTTATTTGCAAGAGGTTAATCTTTGGGTGATTGGCGGCTCGATGGAAAGCGGTTCGCGCGGGGCGCGAATGCCCACTCATGCGATGAGACTGCATGAATGGGGCACCCCGGGGTCGAAAGGCTTTGATGGTATGGGGGATGTGAAGCTTATCGGGATCCTTCGCTCCCGCTCAGGATGACAGCAAAACTCGGGAGCGGCGCTTAATCAGAGTTTCATAAGGCTAGCTCTTCGGCGTGACTGGCACGGTGCGGGCGATGGGCTCGATGCGGTTGACGCTTTGGAAGGGGAGCATCCAGCCGGGGTACTCGGGTGGCAAGGCGCTGACCTCGTCGAGCTGCTTGAGTTCTTCGGGTGTGAGTTTGAGATCGACGGCGGCGAGATTGTCGTTGAGCTGGTCGAGGCGTTTGGCTCCGATGATGATGGAGGTGACGACGGGCTTTTCTAACAGCCAGGCTAGGGAGATGCGGGCGGGGCTGCAGTTGTGGGCCTTGGCGATGGGGGCCATGACGTCGAGGATGCGCCAGGTGCGCTCTTTGTCGACGATGGGGAAGTCGAACTCGGAGCGGCGGGAGCCTTCGGGACGCTGATTTTCGCGGGAGAACTTGCCGGAGAGCAGGCCGCCGGCGAGTGGGCTCCAGACGAGGAGGCCGGTCTTTTCGGCTTCGAGGAGAGGAACGAGATCGCGCTCGAGGTCGCGGCCGGCGATGGAGTAATAGGCCTGGAGGGTGTCGAAGCGGGCGAGGTTTTTGAACTGGGAGATGCCGAGGGCTTTGGTGATCTTCCAGGCCTGCCAGTTGGAGACGCCGATGTAGCGAACCTTTCCTTGCTGGACGAGGGTGTCGAGGGCGCGGAGGGTCTCTTCGATTGGGGTGACGGTGTCGTTGCCGTGAATCTGGTAGAGGTCGATGTGGTCGGTCTGGAGGCGGCGGAGGCTGGCATCGACGGCGTCCATGATGTGGCCGCGGGAGGCGCCGACGTCGTTGCGGCCTTGGCCGGTGCGTCCGAAGACTTTGGTGGCGATGACGACGCTGTTGCGGGCGATGTTGAGATTTTTGAGGGACTGGCCGAGGGCTTTTTCGCTCTCGCCTTCGGAGTAGACGTCAGCGGTGTCGAAGAAGTTGATGCCGGCGTCGATGGAGGACTTGATGAGTTCATCGGCTCCGGATTGGTCGACGGTGCCGATGGCGCGGAAGAGGCCGGCGCCGCCGTGGAAGGTCATGGTGCCGAAGCAGAGGGTGGAGACGAGGAGGCCGGTGTCGCCGAGAGTTTTGTATTGCATGGGTATCCTTTTCGCCGAGGGTTCGGACGGACAAGTGATTAGACGTTGTGACGGGGCGCCGCGATTCAGACGTGGGGAAGAGCGATTGTCGCGCGGCGTCTTTGCGCTGACTGGCGAAGTTTGCTTTATTGCCGGTGAATTTTCTGTTACTTTTGATTGATAGAGCGGTCAGATCACGGTCGGGCACGCCCTCTTCCAATCACCTAAAAACATCTTTCCCAGCGGTTGCAGCAGGACGTGTATCTCATTGCAGAAGGAGTGTTATTTTGAGCGAATTTCGTGATTTTCTGGAGCTTTCGTATGGCGAACTCGAGGACCTGAACCTTGCGGCGAAGGAGCAGCGCAGGAACCGGGTTGCGGCCGATGTGATTCGTGAAGAGCGGTTGAAGTACCTGACCGATGAGAGGCGGATCAAGGCCGTGACGGTGTTGTTCAGCGATCTCGAAGGCCGTCTGCACATGCTGGACTACGACAAGAAGTTCCTGGTGAAGAGCTATGACAACCTGACGTTTGACGGCTCGTCGATTCGCGGATTTACGGCGCAGCGGGAGAGCGATCTGCGGCTGGGGATCGATTGGAGCGCGTTTTACTGGGTGCCGGCGGATGTGTTTGGCGCGGGCAAGGTGATGGTGTTCGGCGAGGTGATCGATAAGAACGGCGCGACGTACAGCGCTGATATTCGCGGGGTGCTGAAGCAGTTTTCGCAGGAGCTGTTCGATAAGAACGGCTACACGTTGAATGCGGCGAATGAGATTGAAGGGTTTCTGTTTGAAGGCATCGACGCTGAGCGGAGCTATCACGATACGGGGAGCTTCGAGTATGTGAACAAGGGCGGGTACTATCACTCGCTCCCCGGGGATCCGCTACGGGAGTTCATCGACACGACGGCTGAAGTTCAGCGCGCGATGGGCTTCGAGAATGAGAAGGACCATCCTGAGGTTGCGCCTTCGCAGTTTGAGATTAACTATAGCTATGGTGAGGTGGTTGCAGCTGCGGACCAGATTCAGCTCTACAAGCTGATCTGCCGGCAGGTTGCGACACAGATGGGAATGACCGCGAGCTTTCTGCCGAAGCCGGTTGTCGGCGTGAACGGCAGCGGCATGCATACGAATATTTCGATCACCAAGGGCGGGAAGAATCTTTTCTGGGATCCGAAGGGTGAGGAGAAGATCTCGAAGATGGCGTGGCAGTTTACGGATCGCATTTTGACGCATGGCAATGATATTTGCCTGCTGCTGAATGCGAGTGTGAACGCATATCGCCGGCTCGATCCTCACTTTGAGGCGCCGAACCAGATCAAGGCTTCGGCTACCGATCGCGGGTCGATGGTTCGGATTCCGATTGGGAATGAGAAGTCGGCGCGTGTGGAGGTTCGTTCGGTTGGGCCAGATGCGAATCCTTACCTGGTGCTGTACTCGATCTTCAAGAGCGGTTTACATGGGGAGACTTCGAAGATCAAGAACCTGCGTCAGGCGGAGAGGTATCTGCCGGACAATGTCTACACGGCGCTGGAGAACTTCCGTGCGGCGGAGTGGACGACGACGTTGCTGGGCGAGGATGTGAAGGCTCGGTACGCGGATCTGAAGCAGGCCTCGGCGGATCGCTGTGCGCGGCTGCTGGGGACGATCGTGAAGGCGCCCGAGGTGCAGTTTCATCACGATGTTTATAATCAGCTGCTCTGGAATATCTTCTAGGTCGGCAGAATTCCTAAAGACAGAAGGCCCTCGCAATACTGCGGGGGCTTTTCTTTTGCGTTGCTGTGTTTTGCGTTGACATGAGAGGTGGGCTGCTGCATTCTGCTGCTGTTGTGCGGATGGAGGGTTTCTCTCTGGATACGGAACGGTCTTCGTTGTTTGCTCCTGCGGCGGTGGTTGGAGTTTGTTTGCTGCTGGGGCTGGTGGTGGGTGGGTGGGTGCTCGGGTCGCAGATCAAAGACCTGAAGCTGGGGGATCGGTATGTGACGGTGAAGGGGCTCGTGGAGCGGACGGTGAAGTCGGATACTGCGATCTGGCCGGTGAGCTTCAAGGAGGCGGGGAACGATCTGCCGCAGGTATTTGCGAAGAGTGAGACAGATAAGAATTCGGTGTTGAAGTTCTTTGCGACGCAGGGAGTGCAACCGAACGAGATTTCGGTGGGGCAGATTAAGGTAACGGACAAGCTGGCGAATGAATACGGCGGGACTAATACCGGGCCGCGATACATTGTGGAGCAGACGGTGACGGTGCAGTCGAAGGACGTGGACAGGATTGCGAAGGCGGGGCAGAAGACGGCGGAGCTGGTGCAGGCGGGGATCGTAGTTGGTGGAGGGAACGGGCAGGGTGGGATTCGGTATGAATTTACGGGGCTGAATGCGTTGAAGCCGGACATGATTACAGAGGCGACGAGGAATGCGCGGGCTTCAGCGGATCGGTTTGCGGCGGATTCGGGAAGTCAGGTGGGGTCGATTCGTTCGGCGAATCAGGGAGTGTTCTCAATCTCGCCTGCGGGTGGAATTGAGGAAGGGGTCGTCGCACAGGATGAAGGCGGCTCAGGCATGCCAAGCTCGGACGCGAGCATCATGAAGAAGGTGCGCGTGGTGTCGACGGTGGATTATTATCTTGTTCGATAAACGCACGCGTGTGCCGCATACCGGTTGCCACTCGTCTTGCGTGGATGGTAGCCTCGGTCTTCGATTTCTTCTGCGGAGACGATGACGATGCAAACGAGCTACAACGGGATTCCAGTGCCGGCGAATGGGCAGGCGATCGAGTACAGCAACGGGAAGTTTACGATTCCCGACCATCCGATTATTCCGTTTATCGAGGGAGATGGGACGGGGCGAGATATCTGGAAGGCTTCGCAGCGAGTGTTCGATGCGGCCGTGGCGAAGGCTTATGGCGGGAAGCGGTCAGTGGCGTGGTATGAGGTGCTGGCAGGGGAGAAGGCTTATCGCCAGACGAAGAACTGGTTGCCTGATGACACGGTGAAAGCTACAGTGGATTTTCGCGTGTCGATCAAAGGGCCACTGACGACGCCGGTGGGTGGTGGGATTCGCAGCTTGAATGTGGCGCTGCGGCAGTTGATGGATCTTTACCAGTGTGTGCGGCCGGTGAAGTACTACGCGGGTGTGCCGAGCCCGGTGAAACATCCGGAGAAGTTGAATGTGGTGATCTTCCGGGAGAATACGGAGGACATTTATGCGGGGATCGAGTTTCGGCAGGGTACGCCTGAGGCTGACAAGTTCATCGCGTTTGTGAACGACGACATGCTGAAGGGGACCAAGAAGAAGATTCGGCTGGACTCGGGTGTGGGGGTGAAGCCGATCTCGATTACGGGGTCGAAACGACTGGTGCGAGCGGCGATTCAGTATGCGCTCGATAACAAACGCAAGACCGTGACGCTGGTGCATAAAGGAAATATTCAGAAGTTCACCGAAGGGGCCTTCCGCGAGTGGGGGTATGAGGTTGCTTCGCAGGAGTTTCGTGAGCAGACGGTGACAGAGCGCGAGAGTTGGATTCTGGGTAACGTCGAGGCGAATCCTAAGCTGACGCCGGAGGAGAACGCTGCACTGATTGAGCCGGGCATTGAGTTTGCGGCCAAGGAGTTTGGTGAAGAGGTGATCGCTGAGGTGAAGTCGGTTCTGGCTTCGATTGGTGAGTCGCACGGCGGCGGCAAGTGGAAGACGAAGATACTGATCAACGATCGGATTGCGGACTCGATCTTTCAGCAGATTATTTTGCGGCCTGAGGACTACAGCGTGCTGGCGACGACAAATCTGAATGGAGATTATATTTCGGATGCTGCTGCGGCCCAGGTCGGCGGGTTGGGAATTGCGCCGGGTGGGAATATCGGCGATGGATACGCAGTGTTCGAAGCGACACACGGCACGGCTCCGAAGTATGCGGACAAAGATGTGATCAATCCTGGGTCGGTGATTCTTTCGGGCGTGATGCTGTTTGATTTTCTGGGATGGACCGAGGCGGCGAGGCTGATCGAAAGCTCGATGGAGAAGACGATTGGGCAGAAGTTCGTGACGTACGACTTCGAGCGCGGGATGCAGGGTGCGACGAAGGCGAAGACGAGCGAGTTTGCGACGCGCATGATCGAGAACATGTAGTAAAGGGTGGGGATGGCTTGCAGTTTCTAAGCTGTCCCCATTTTGTTTGTCTTGGGGAGTGTGCGGTATTCGTTCGGCGTGGGCGATATTGAACGCGAAGCCCGCGGGTCGACTCTAGAATAGAGAGTGATAGCGGTACGCGACGCGATAAGGAGAGATGATGCGGAAGAAGGTAACTATTGTTGGTTCAGGTAACGTGGGAGCGACTGCTGCGCACTGGATTGCGGCGAAGGAGCTTGCGGATGTGGTGTTGCTGGATGTTGTCGAGGGGGTGCCGCAGGGGAAGGCGCTCGACCTGCTGCAGGCGATGCCGATTGAGAAGCGAGACTGCAGCATTATCGGGACCAACGATTATGCGGATACGGCGAACTCCGATGTGGTGGTGATTACGGCGGGGATTGCGCGCAAGCCGGGGATGAGTCGCGACGATCTGCTGACGACGAATCATGGGATTATGTCGAAGGTGGTGGGCGAGGTGGTGAAGGCGTCGCCGAATACGATCATCATTGTGGTGTCGAATCCGCTGGATGCAATGGCGCAGACCGCGTTCAAGCAGGCTGGGTTTCCGCGTGAGCGCGTGATTGGGATGGCTGGTGTTTTGGATTCGGCTCGGTTCCGGACGTTTATCGCGGAGGAGTTGAAGGTTTCGGTGGAGAATGTGACGGCGTTTGTGCTGGGGGGCCATGGCGATACGATGGTGCCGCTGTCGCGGTACTCGACGATGGCGGGAATTCCGATTACGGAGTTGATTGCGCCGGATCGGTTGAAGGAGTTGGAGACGCGTACGGCCAATGGCGGCGCGGAGATTGTGAAACACCTAAAGACAGGTTCGGCTTACTACGCCCCGAGCGCTGCGGCGGTGGAGATGGTTGAGGCGATCCTGAAGGATAAGAAGAAGATTTTGCCTTGTGCGGCTTATCTGCAGGGAGAGTACGGGATCACGGGCTTATATGTTGGCGTGCCTTGCAAGCTTGGGGCGAAGGGACTCGAGCAGATTATTGAGATCAAGCTGACGCCGGAGGAGCAGGCGGCGCTGCAGAAGAGTGCTGATTCGGTGAAGGAGCTTTGCACTGTGATTGGGGTGGCGTAAGAGCGCTGCTGCGAAGTCAGAACGTTTAGAGCGGCCCGCTAAAACGGACCGCTCTTTTTTGAATCATGCCCAGGATGAGGTGAGCACTCTTTACTTTCTTGCGATGAGGACAGGCTGATAGAACTTTGTCTCTGCGGGTTCAAGCCACTGAATCGTGGTGAAGCCGGCATCGTGAAGAGAGGTGGAGAGATCGTTTCGGAGTAAGGCGCGATAACGGGAGACGTAATGCTTTACCGTCCATTGTGCTGATCTTTCGAAGGAGAGATAGAGATGGACGTCGTATTCCTCGCCGTCCCAATCCCAGACCTGATGAACGATGCGGCGCTGGCCTCTTGGTCCGTACATTGAGGGGGCTTGTATGGACGGACGTGTTTGAATCAGGTGATCGTAGTCTCGAATCGTCGCTACCACTATGCCGTCGGGTCTCAGTTTGCCAGCTATCTCGCGTAATGCCTGATCGCGATCTTCTCTGAGGAGCAGGTGGGGTAGCGCATTGTCTGCGGCTAGAACGACATCAAAGTTTTCTTCAGGGATGGGACTGAGATCACGCATGTCCGCTACGTGAAACTGAATCTTCAGTCCTCGAAGGCTGGCTTCTCTTGCTGCGCGTGCGACGGAGGCTCGACTTTGATCAGAGGCAACGAGGCTATGGCCTCGCATGGATAAGCCGAGGGTTTGAGTTCCTATTCCACAGGCACAGTCCAGAACTCGAGGCGCGACTTGAGTTGTATATCGCTCCAACAACGGGCCGAGAGTTGCTGCCTGTCTCTCGATGCTTTGGCTCCAATCCTTGAAGATGAGATGGTAGTGGTCGGCCAAATCGTCATAGAAGGTGTCCGTCGATGTGTCCATAGGCTTCTTGGTAAGTGAAGATATCATGCGTTGCCGATGGTGTTGCTTCATGAGAAAAGCCCGCTCTTGTGAGCGGGCCTTTTGTTGGATTGCGAGCTGTTGGTTAGGCGATACGTTCGATGGTGACGGACTCGAGGACGACTGGGGTTTTGGGGCGGTCCATGCCGTCTTTACTGACCTTGGAGATTTTTTCGACGATGTCGTAGCCTTCGACTACTTCGCCAAAGATCGTGTGCTTGCCGGTGAGCCAGCTGGTGTCGGCGACGGTGATGAAGAACTGGCTGCCGTTGGTGTTGGGGCCGGCGTTCGCCATGGCTAGCTTTCCTTTTTCCTGGAAGCCGTGCCTGGAGCCCTTGGTCTCGTCGGCGAACTTGTAGCCGGGGCCGCCCATGCCGGTGCCTTCGGGGTCGCCGCCCTGGATCATGAACTGGGGGATGACGCGGTGGAAGATGGTTCCGTCGTAGAGCTTTGCGCCCTTCTTGCTGCGACTGTTCCACTCCTTGGTGCCTTCGGCGAGGCCGATGAAGTTGGCGACGGTGTCGGGCGCGTCCTTCTCGAAGAGCTCGCAGACGACGGTTCCTTCGGTGGTCTTGAATGTGGCGTAGGTGCCAGGTTTGGTGGGCATTTCGAAATCTCCTTGCGGTGACAGGTTGATTGCTTTGTTAGCAGAGAGGCGTTTCCGTTTAGATCGCGGAGGCCGGAAGGTTATTTGGGCGGGGCGGCAGCGGTAGCTGGTGTCGCAGGTGCTGCAGGCGCCGCTGTGGATGCCACCGGGAGCGGAGGCATGGGCTGGCCGTCGCGCACGATGGTGACGCGATTGATAACGACCGGGGTGAGTGGCTTGTCGCTCGAGTTGCGATCGACGCGCGCGATGGAGGCTACGAGCAGAGCGGTGTGGGCGTCGCACTGGCCGAAGATGGTGTGTTTGCCGTTGAGTTGCGGGACTTCGGTTTCCGTGATGAAGAACTGCGAGCCGTTGGTGCCACCGCCTGAGGGGCCGGGGCCGGCGTTGGCCATGGCGAGGAGACCGGCCTGGTCGAAGGTGAGGTCGGGGTCGATCTCGTCCTGAAAGAAGTAGCCGGGATCGCCGGTGCCGTCGCCGACGCGGTCGCCGCCCTGGATCATGAAGTTGGGAATGACTCGGTGGAAGGTGGTGCCGTTGTAGAAGGGCTGATGGTGCATCTTCTGGAGGGTCTTGGGATCGGTCCAGTCTTTGCTGCCCTCGGCCAGGCCTATAAAATTGGCGACGGTGACGGGGGCTTGCTTGTCGTAGAGTTTGCAGGTGAGGCGGCCCATGGTGGTGTCGATGACGGCGGTGGGGCCGGTGGGGACGACGGGGGCCTTGATGTTGTTGGTGGTGCTGGGGGCGTCGGGTAGAGCGTCGGCGGGGGGCGGTGGGGTCGACTGCGCCTGGGCGGATGCGGCGAGGGCCAGGGAGAGTGCGAGAGTACGAAGCATCATGCGGTTTGTAGCTCCAATAAACAGGCTAACGCAGACGGGCGGTGGGGGCAATGTGGGTGTGATCACAGAATGCGTCGAATGAGGCTGCGCATGAGTTCCAGACAGCCCCCGTAGACGACGTGCGCGGCCCAGTGTTGGAGATGGTCGGTGGCTGGAGTGTCTGTCTGAGACGGCGAGAGTTGGAGGGCGGGCACGGCGACTTCGTCTGCGGCGAGGAAGAGAAGAGTGCCGAAGGCGGTTCCGGCGCCGGTGGTGACTTCGGGAAGGAGTTCCGCCGAGACGCTATAAACGACTCCCATCAGCGTGCCAAAGGTGTAGTGAACGGCCTGGCCGGCGGCTTTCTTTTTTTCGTCGTCGAGTTGGGTTCCCGAAACTTCCGCGATCTTACGAGCAACGATTTCAGTTGAGCCCTCTTGTTGAGCGGCCTGGCGTTCCTGTTGCTGTTGATCATGGACGATCTTGTCTTCCGGCTCTCCCTGGGTCAGTTTAATCTGCTTCTCAGCAACTTTTTGGCCTGCTGCAACGAGCTTTTGAAACTGATCCATGATGAGGGTCGCGGTGATACCCGCAGCGATTCCTGTGACGATTCCTCTTAGGACAGATGGTTTGTCTCGACGCATGTGGTACCTCTTGCGACTCAGATGCATAAGCTTGTAACGGAGTTTGAATTTCGGCATCTCACTGGCAGGAGGATTTTGAGATGGCGAAGTTTGCGTTGTATGCGGAGTTGAAGGCGAAACCGGGGAAAGAAGCGGATGTCGAGGCTTTCCTGAAGAAAGGTGCGGAGATGGCAAAGGAAGAGGCCGGGACCGTGCACTGGTATGGGTTCCAGGAAGATAAAGGTGGGTTTTTTGGCGTGTTCGACACCTTCAACGATGAAGCAGGGCGCGATGCTCATCTGAATGGGGAGATTGCGAAGGCGTTGATGGCGAATGCGGAGACGCTGTTTTCGGAGGCTCCGAAGATTCACAAGATTAGTTTGATCGCTGAGAAAATCTAGCTTCTGACTGCTCGA
This Tunturibacter gelidoferens DNA region includes the following protein-coding sequences:
- a CDS encoding aldo/keto reductase — encoded protein: MQYKTLGDTGLLVSTLCFGTMTFHGGAGLFRAIGTVDQSGADELIKSSIDAGINFFDTADVYSEGESEKALGQSLKNLNIARNSVVIATKVFGRTGQGRNDVGASRGHIMDAVDASLRRLQTDHIDLYQIHGNDTVTPIEETLRALDTLVQQGKVRYIGVSNWQAWKITKALGISQFKNLARFDTLQAYYSIAGRDLERDLVPLLEAEKTGLLVWSPLAGGLLSGKFSRENQRPEGSRRSEFDFPIVDKERTWRILDVMAPIAKAHNCSPARISLAWLLEKPVVTSIIIGAKRLDQLNDNLAAVDLKLTPEELKQLDEVSALPPEYPGWMLPFQSVNRIEPIARTVPVTPKS
- a CDS encoding glutamine synthetase family protein; translation: MLSEFRDFLELSYGELEDLNLAAKEQRRNRVAADVIREERLKYLTDERRIKAVTVLFSDLEGRLHMLDYDKKFLVKSYDNLTFDGSSIRGFTAQRESDLRLGIDWSAFYWVPADVFGAGKVMVFGEVIDKNGATYSADIRGVLKQFSQELFDKNGYTLNAANEIEGFLFEGIDAERSYHDTGSFEYVNKGGYYHSLPGDPLREFIDTTAEVQRAMGFENEKDHPEVAPSQFEINYSYGEVVAAADQIQLYKLICRQVATQMGMTASFLPKPVVGVNGSGMHTNISITKGGKNLFWDPKGEEKISKMAWQFTDRILTHGNDICLLLNASVNAYRRLDPHFEAPNQIKASATDRGSMVRIPIGNEKSARVEVRSVGPDANPYLVLYSIFKSGLHGETSKIKNLRQAERYLPDNVYTALENFRAAEWTTTLLGEDVKARYADLKQASADRCARLLGTIVKAPEVQFHHDVYNQLLWNIF
- a CDS encoding SIMPL domain-containing protein, producing the protein MRGGLLHSAAVVRMEGFSLDTERSSLFAPAAVVGVCLLLGLVVGGWVLGSQIKDLKLGDRYVTVKGLVERTVKSDTAIWPVSFKEAGNDLPQVFAKSETDKNSVLKFFATQGVQPNEISVGQIKVTDKLANEYGGTNTGPRYIVEQTVTVQSKDVDRIAKAGQKTAELVQAGIVVGGGNGQGGIRYEFTGLNALKPDMITEATRNARASADRFAADSGSQVGSIRSANQGVFSISPAGGIEEGVVAQDEGGSGMPSSDASIMKKVRVVSTVDYYLVR
- a CDS encoding NADP-dependent isocitrate dehydrogenase, whose translation is MQTSYNGIPVPANGQAIEYSNGKFTIPDHPIIPFIEGDGTGRDIWKASQRVFDAAVAKAYGGKRSVAWYEVLAGEKAYRQTKNWLPDDTVKATVDFRVSIKGPLTTPVGGGIRSLNVALRQLMDLYQCVRPVKYYAGVPSPVKHPEKLNVVIFRENTEDIYAGIEFRQGTPEADKFIAFVNDDMLKGTKKKIRLDSGVGVKPISITGSKRLVRAAIQYALDNKRKTVTLVHKGNIQKFTEGAFREWGYEVASQEFREQTVTERESWILGNVEANPKLTPEENAALIEPGIEFAAKEFGEEVIAEVKSVLASIGESHGGGKWKTKILINDRIADSIFQQIILRPEDYSVLATTNLNGDYISDAAAAQVGGLGIAPGGNIGDGYAVFEATHGTAPKYADKDVINPGSVILSGVMLFDFLGWTEAARLIESSMEKTIGQKFVTYDFERGMQGATKAKTSEFATRMIENM
- the mdh gene encoding malate dehydrogenase; translated protein: MRKKVTIVGSGNVGATAAHWIAAKELADVVLLDVVEGVPQGKALDLLQAMPIEKRDCSIIGTNDYADTANSDVVVITAGIARKPGMSRDDLLTTNHGIMSKVVGEVVKASPNTIIIVVSNPLDAMAQTAFKQAGFPRERVIGMAGVLDSARFRTFIAEELKVSVENVTAFVLGGHGDTMVPLSRYSTMAGIPITELIAPDRLKELETRTANGGAEIVKHLKTGSAYYAPSAAAVEMVEAILKDKKKILPCAAYLQGEYGITGLYVGVPCKLGAKGLEQIIEIKLTPEEQAALQKSADSVKELCTVIGVA
- a CDS encoding class I SAM-dependent methyltransferase codes for the protein MDTSTDTFYDDLADHYHLIFKDWSQSIERQAATLGPLLERYTTQVAPRVLDCACGIGTQTLGLSMRGHSLVASDQSRASVARAAREASLRGLKIQFHVADMRDLSPIPEENFDVVLAADNALPHLLLREDRDQALREIAGKLRPDGIVVATIRDYDHLIQTRPSIQAPSMYGPRGQRRIVHQVWDWDGEEYDVHLYLSFERSAQWTVKHYVSRYRALLRNDLSTSLHDAGFTTIQWLEPAETKFYQPVLIARK
- a CDS encoding peptidylprolyl isomerase, producing the protein MPTKPGTYATFKTTEGTVVCELFEKDAPDTVANFIGLAEGTKEWNSRSKKGAKLYDGTIFHRVIPQFMIQGGDPEGTGMGGPGYKFADETKGSRHGFQEKGKLAMANAGPNTNGSQFFITVADTSWLTGKHTIFGEVVEGYDIVEKISKVSKDGMDRPKTPVVLESVTIERIA
- a CDS encoding peptidylprolyl isomerase; protein product: MMLRTLALSLALAASAQAQSTPPPPADALPDAPSTTNNIKAPVVPTGPTAVIDTTMGRLTCKLYDKQAPVTVANFIGLAEGSKDWTDPKTLQKMHHQPFYNGTTFHRVIPNFMIQGGDRVGDGTGDPGYFFQDEIDPDLTFDQAGLLAMANAGPGPSGGGTNGSQFFITETEVPQLNGKHTIFGQCDAHTALLVASIARVDRNSSDKPLTPVVINRVTIVRDGQPMPPLPVASTAAPAAPATPATAAAPPK
- a CDS encoding DUF1440 domain-containing protein, producing the protein MRRDKPSVLRGIVTGIAAGITATLIMDQFQKLVAAGQKVAEKQIKLTQGEPEDKIVHDQQQQERQAAQQEGSTEIVARKIAEVSGTQLDDEKKKAAGQAVHYTFGTLMGVVYSVSAELLPEVTTGAGTAFGTLLFLAADEVAVPALQLSPSQTDTPATDHLQHWAAHVVYGGCLELMRSLIRRIL
- a CDS encoding putative quinol monooxygenase → MAKFALYAELKAKPGKEADVEAFLKKGAEMAKEEAGTVHWYGFQEDKGGFFGVFDTFNDEAGRDAHLNGEIAKALMANAETLFSEAPKIHKISLIAEKI